The genomic segment GCGTAGCGAAGTACCGAAGCGAAGCGCAGTGCGGAATGCCCCGACCCTTGCGTTAGCAAGGGGCACGCCCAAAAAATCAAACTATTCTTTTAGACTATATAATTTTTATTACCTTTGAAGTCAATGATTAAAAACCGAAAAAAACGATGGCTTATTCTAGCGTTTTTATTTTTTATGGCTTTAATCTTGGTAGCAGTTTTGAGAGTAAATATACTTAGAGGCATAGGTAACTTGTTAATTTACAAAGATAGATTAGAACCCTGCCAAGCTATTTTTGTGCTAAGTGGTTCAGCAGACGAAAGAGCAAAACATGCGGCTTTTTTGTATCACCAAAAGTATGCACCGAGAATTGTTTGTACAGGGGCAGTTGTACCTGAAAATATAGAATTAGTAAATCTCAAGTACACAGAAGCAGAGCTAACTAGCATAGCTTTAACTAAACGCTATCATGTTCCTGATACAGCAGTTGATTGCATATTAGAAGGAACAAGTACCAAAGAAGAAGCAGATGTAATTTTTGAATATGCTCAAAAACACAATTTACGCAAAATTATGGTTGTAAGTACAGCTTTTCACACCAGTCGGGTAAAGCAAATTTTTAGAAAAAGGTTTAGGTATAACCGACAGATTAAAGTATACATTCAACCAGCACCTGCCTTAGATTACAATGAGCGGTATTGGTGGAAAGATGAAGAAGGATTGTTAACAGTCTACACAGAGTACGCAAAAAAAATGTATTATTTTTTTAAGTATTGAGAAATAGTTATATTTTTGTGAAACTTTTAACATACTCAGTATGGACCAACAAGAAATTCTTGAAATCATTATCGGTGTGGTTTCTGCATCAATTGTATTAGCCCTAATTATTATGGCTGTGGTAAGCGAAAATACAGGCAAGAAACGCCGCAGAAAACAATATGTTGCACTTGCTGAAAAACTACAATACAGCGTTTTAGAACTAGACACACTTGATAGACAAGCTGTTAAAGAAATGCCTACTCTCGCTCGCATAGAAAAAGGAAAAAGCAAGGTAGTTGGTTACATATACAAAAATGAACTTAAAATGAGAACAGCTATTTTTGAATGCAATGGAATCAGCTACATTTATATAGATGACCGATTGATTTCTTATGAAACCAATCTTCCCGATTTTAGTATTGCTAAAGAATTTTTATCTGACCGTATTGCTGAAAGATTCGGCGCCCAAGATATAGACTTCAAAGAATATCCTGAATTTTCTCGTAAATATGTTTTGAAAGGTGCAGATGAAGCAGCTATCCGTAATCTGTTCCAAGAACCTGTTATTCGCTTTTTTGAAAAGCATGAAGGCTTATATATGGAAGTTCATAACAATAAAATTTTAATACATAAAAATAGAATTCTAAAACCTGAAGAATTAGAGTACTTTTTAGAGGAAGGACTTGAATTCACCAGAATTCTACGCAAGGTTCTTCAAATAGAGAAAGCTTAATGCACACTTGGTATGTTGTGGGTCTAATGTCAGGGACATCTTTAGATGGGCTAGACGTAGTCTATGTCAAATTTTATAAGAATAAGTTCAAGTGGTCTTATTGCATCCTTGATGCAACAACATATACTTACCACAATGATTTGATTAAACGACTTAGAAATGCACATACTTACTCTATTGAGCAAATTGCTGTTTTAGACCATGAACTAGGAACTTTATGGGGCAACTATCTTAAAAATAAAGCCTACCCAATAATAGACTTTATTGCTTCACATGGACATACTGTATTACATAATCCTAGAAAAGGCTATACTTTACAGATTGGCAACCCTGCTGACATAGCAAAGCTAATGCAAGTCCCTGTGATTACAGATTTCAGACGAGCAGATGTAGCCTATGGCGGAAATGGCGCTCCTTTGGTTCCTTTTGGCGAAAAATACCTCTTCAATACGTTTGAGTATCCTGTTTTCTTAAACCTGGGTGGAATAGCTAATTTTTCATTTCATGACATTTATTCGAAAACCATTATTGCTTCTGATATCGTATTTGTAAATATTCCAATTAACGACATTTGTTGGCAGTTTTTTGGTTTACCTTATGACAAGGATGGAAGAATAGCCCAAAAAGGTAAAATTATTCCTGAACTATTAAAGAAATTACAACAGTGGGATTTTTTAAATCAACCTGTTCCTAAATCCTTAGGTAGAGAACAGTATGAAAAAGAAATAAAACCTATTCTTGAAATATATTTTGCTGCAAGCATAGAAAATGTGCTGCATACTTATTATCACTTTGTGGCTTATAGTATTACACAGAGCATAAAGCTATTTACAAACATTGATTCTACACAAAAAGTTTTTGTAACAGGCGGGGGTGCCCATAATACATTTTTAATAGATTGCTTGGAAAAATACGGAAAACAGGTTGATATTTCTTACTTTTTACCTAACACTTTTCTGATAGACTACAAAGAAGCCTTGATTTTTGCTTTTTTAGGCTTGATGCGGTGGTTACATCATAACAATACCTTGAAATTTGTAACTAGTGCTACCCAAGATACAATAGGGGGAGCTATTTGGCTGCCCTAAACAATTTGAATATCACATGTGGGTAGCCGGCGTTTGAGCATATTTATCCATTTGAGGTTAACTCTATTGTCCACTTTGAGCAGGCTTAATTGTTCAGCCTGTTCAAGTACATCCAAATTTTGTATAGGTGTATTGACAATTTCTAAAGACTTAAGATCTTTAATTTTCACAATTGGACTGATATCTCTAACATTTGTATTAGAAATGTCTAAATGAACTAAATAGGGTAAATCAGCTAAATAATCAATATTCGTAATAGGATTATCGCCTACATATAAATGAGTAAGCGAACAGCAGTTTTCTATACCTTCTAAACTTTCAAGGTTGCAATGCTGTACATTTAAGTATTTGAGACTTTTCAAGTTAATCAAAGGTCGAAGGTGTGCCACAGGAGTGCCTTCTAAATTCAAATTTTCTAATTCATTCAAAGGATATAAAGGAGATATGTCCAAAGCCTCTTCAATACCTTGGTAGACAATTTCAACATGCTTGAGTTTTCTAAGATAGCTAATTGGTGTCAAGTCTTGTACACTAAGATATTTTAGTATGAGATGAGTTAGTTTTTCAGCATGTTGAAGTGCCTCTATTCTTTTAACACTTGTAAAACCACTTCTTAGATAGGATAAGCTAAAAAAGGTTAGATTGGGCAAACTAGCAATAGGTTCAAGAGAAATAGGTTTTATTATATCTACATCTAATTTAGTCAGATGAGGAAGCATTTCTACTGGTTCAATATCGTCTATAGGAGTATCAGATTTGATGTTGAGCATGTGTAATTTTTTATAGGCGTATTTCAGTTCTGAATCAGAGAGATAAATTGAAAGTCCATGTCGAGCAAATATCTCTTGCCATGCGGGAGTTAAAGTGTGCAGCCATTGCTTTATTGTAAGCTTCTTCTCTGTTAATCGGATGGGTTTTTCTGCTTCTAATAGAGAATTAAACTCTGCTTCAGATATGCGAAGTAATTGCTTGAGCTCTAGCAACTCTTGGTACTCTTCGGGTGTAAGCACATCGTCCGCAACAGCTTCTTGAATAGCTTTAATGAGAGTTTGTCTGTTCTGCTCTTCATTCCAATTAAAGTAGTGGAATATTCTCTTGAATAAGTTCATAAACGTAGTAGTTTTAGATTCTTAACTCAACTGTGAAGACTAAAATTCATAAATATAAGTTTTGATTTGTTAAATCAAACAGCGTATTTTATACAACAAAGTTACAAGTTTTAAAGTTGAAAAACAAATTTTGCTTCTATCAAAGATTGATCAGGTCTGTAATAAGATTACGGGGCTGATGTTTGTAAAAACCAGAGATAGGTATAGTTATCCAGCCATAAACAGGATAGTTGCGAGGTTTATTTGTAACATGGTAGCTATTGATTACTTCTAACTTATATGCGTAATATGGTGTAATAGCAAAAACTCCATCTATATACTTATTATCTTCCGTTACAAATGAGTTGAGGTATTTGTCTTTAAGTTCTCGAGCTTTATCTTCAGCATTTTTGTAAAAAGTAAATTTACTATCCATGATGAAGTACTTTTTAGTTTTTGGATTAGTGTATTTAAGTACAAAATCGGGAGTTAAGTTGTGCTGCGTGTAGATACTCTGAAACATTCCAATAGGATTATTTTCTACTTGGTCAAAATGATAGACTAGTTCTATGCGCTCTTCTTTGTCTGTACCTTCATCTTTTATAAAAACAATGTTTTTTTGATTAGGGTCAAGATAAAACTTATGAGTACAGTCTTTGAAATCAGGCATTTGAGAAAGAACTCTACGAAGATAAATGTAAGTAAACTGCTCAAAAAGTTCCCAGTTATTGCGAACAGATATGTTCGTTGAACTTTGAGATTGATAGAAGGTAATACTATTGAGTGTGTCTATAATAGATGTAGAATAACGTTCTATTATACCTTGTACAGCATGAATATTGCAAACTGCTGTATAATAAAAAGCCTTTTGAGGTTGAACGCCTAATTGAGTAAAGGTATTTACAAGCTTGGTTAAACTATCTGCACATTGATGTAGAATACATTTCTCTTGGGTAAGATTCTCCAAAATAATTTTTTCAATAAAAGTCAAATTGCCTGTTTTGTGTTGATAATTTTCTTCTTGCTGCTCTAAATAGTACATTCTTTGCCGAAGCTTATGTTTTACTTCCAAAATTTTATGCAATATATATTGATTTTCAGGTATGTTGTAGTTTTCCTCGTAGGTATAAGTTTGTACATGACGCGGCAAGTATAAGCATCCATCCGAGTAAATGTAAGTAGGCTTTTGGGCTAATTCGCGTACTTGACTACTATCTGTTTTTACAGAAGGGTTGAATAATGCAGTATAGTATTTTTTTTGACTTTGACACTTTAAAGTAGAAATATTATTCTGTACAAACTGGCAAAATTGTTTTATGTTTTCATTCAATCGCGATAAAAGAATTTCCCGAGAGGTGTCATCTTTGTTTTGAGCAAAATGTTCACGCTGTAAGGTTTCTATCATGAGTGCATATTGTTTTTTGTCTACCCTTCGAGATTCTACTGAAACCTCTTCCGAATATACCTCATCATTGACTTCAATGGTAATTTTAACTTGACCAATAGCACTATCTTCAAAATACATAAAAGGCTCAAAAGTGATAGTGCCTTGATTGATCTGAATATACTGAGCTAGTTTGTCTTTACCTACTTTTTGGCTAAGTTGTTCTATAAGATTCTGCTCTCCAATATAAAAGTCAAAACGCTCAATATGGGTAAAATCAGTTTGGATGATAAATTGGTACACATGTACATCCACCACAATTAAATTATCTACAAGTGAGCTTTCTTGGATAGTAGACAA from the Bacteroidia bacterium genome contains:
- a CDS encoding YdcF family protein, whose amino-acid sequence is MALILVAVLRVNILRGIGNLLIYKDRLEPCQAIFVLSGSADERAKHAAFLYHQKYAPRIVCTGAVVPENIELVNLKYTEAELTSIALTKRYHVPDTAVDCILEGTSTKEEADVIFEYAQKHNLRKIMVVSTAFHTSRVKQIFRKRFRYNRQIKVYIQPAPALDYNERYWWKDEEGLLTVYTEYAKKMYYFFKY
- a CDS encoding anhydro-N-acetylmuramic acid kinase, with the translated sequence MHTWYVVGLMSGTSLDGLDVVYVKFYKNKFKWSYCILDATTYTYHNDLIKRLRNAHTYSIEQIAVLDHELGTLWGNYLKNKAYPIIDFIASHGHTVLHNPRKGYTLQIGNPADIAKLMQVPVITDFRRADVAYGGNGAPLVPFGEKYLFNTFEYPVFLNLGGIANFSFHDIYSKTIIASDIVFVNIPINDICWQFFGLPYDKDGRIAQKGKIIPELLKKLQQWDFLNQPVPKSLGREQYEKEIKPILEIYFAASIENVLHTYYHFVAYSITQSIKLFTNIDSTQKVFVTGGGAHNTFLIDCLEKYGKQVDISYFLPNTFLIDYKEALIFAFLGLMRWLHHNNTLKFVTSATQDTIGGAIWLP
- a CDS encoding leucine-rich repeat domain-containing protein; translation: MNLFKRIFHYFNWNEEQNRQTLIKAIQEAVADDVLTPEEYQELLELKQLLRISEAEFNSLLEAEKPIRLTEKKLTIKQWLHTLTPAWQEIFARHGLSIYLSDSELKYAYKKLHMLNIKSDTPIDDIEPVEMLPHLTKLDVDIIKPISLEPIASLPNLTFFSLSYLRSGFTSVKRIEALQHAEKLTHLILKYLSVQDLTPISYLRKLKHVEIVYQGIEEALDISPLYPLNELENLNLEGTPVAHLRPLINLKSLKYLNVQHCNLESLEGIENCCSLTHLYVGDNPITNIDYLADLPYLVHLDISNTNVRDISPIVKIKDLKSLEIVNTPIQNLDVLEQAEQLSLLKVDNRVNLKWINMLKRRLPTCDIQIV